In the genome of Xyrauchen texanus isolate HMW12.3.18 chromosome 33, RBS_HiC_50CHRs, whole genome shotgun sequence, one region contains:
- the LOC127627166 gene encoding uncharacterized protein LOC127627166 isoform X1, with protein sequence MAPKCIGDCAGLFVLGIAFDITGFALLLVGIFANLRLNGTFYGDFLIYTGSIVVFLSLFWWIMWYTGNIKVSSEDLEKSTLDNFAHWAQKLSKRLSKSGMKTLEAKEKSIGYGKKSVNGDVTTLTPSRITWDNSGTAGCVNNAYDRSSDLPPKERTEELEILKNSEMFLKSNANGKQKDVHFDSLLSRV encoded by the exons ATGGCCCCAAAGTGTATTGGGGATTGTGCTGGTTTATTTGTCCTTGGGATTGCATTTGATATCACCGGGTTCGCCTTACTTTTAGTCGGTATTTTTGCCAATCTGCGTTTAAATGGTACATTTTACGGAGACTTCCTAATCTATACAGGCTCAATAGTGGTTTTTCTCAGTCTCTTCTGGTGGATCATGTGGTACACGGGGAATATTAAAGTTTCCTCCGAGGACCTCGAGAAAAGCACTCTGGATAATTTTGCGCACTGGGCGCAGAAGCTCTCCAAACGACTATCCAAAAGCGGGATGAAGACACTGGAAGCCAAAGAGAAGAGCATTGGTTACGGCAAGAAATCAGTGAATGGCGATGTGACAACTCTTACGCCATCGCGGATAACTTGGGACAATTCGGGAACGGCTGGATGTGTCAATAATGCTTACGACCGAAGCTCTGATCTGCCACCAAAAGAGAGGACAGAGGAGCTTGAGATTCTGAAGAACTCCGAGATGTTTCTAAAGAGCAACGCGAATGGTAAGCAGAAAGAT gtGCATTTTGATTCTCTATTGTCAAGAGTCTAA
- the LOC127627166 gene encoding transmembrane protein 238-like isoform X2, translated as MAPKCIGDCAGLFVLGIAFDITGFALLLVGIFANLRLNGTFYGDFLIYTGSIVVFLSLFWWIMWYTGNIKVSSEDLEKSTLDNFAHWAQKLSKRLSKSGMKTLEAKEKSIGYGKKSVNGDVTTLTPSRITWDNSGTAGCVNNAYDRSSDLPPKERTEELEILKNSEMFLKSNANGAF; from the exons ATGGCCCCAAAGTGTATTGGGGATTGTGCTGGTTTATTTGTCCTTGGGATTGCATTTGATATCACCGGGTTCGCCTTACTTTTAGTCGGTATTTTTGCCAATCTGCGTTTAAATGGTACATTTTACGGAGACTTCCTAATCTATACAGGCTCAATAGTGGTTTTTCTCAGTCTCTTCTGGTGGATCATGTGGTACACGGGGAATATTAAAGTTTCCTCCGAGGACCTCGAGAAAAGCACTCTGGATAATTTTGCGCACTGGGCGCAGAAGCTCTCCAAACGACTATCCAAAAGCGGGATGAAGACACTGGAAGCCAAAGAGAAGAGCATTGGTTACGGCAAGAAATCAGTGAATGGCGATGTGACAACTCTTACGCCATCGCGGATAACTTGGGACAATTCGGGAACGGCTGGATGTGTCAATAATGCTTACGACCGAAGCTCTGATCTGCCACCAAAAGAGAGGACAGAGGAGCTTGAGATTCTGAAGAACTCCGAGATGTTTCTAAAGAGCAACGCGAATG gtGCATTTTGA